Within Bacteroidota bacterium, the genomic segment GTAAAGAGACTTGCGTTCATCTACCTCTTTCCGCTTATGCACGATTATTTTATCAAGAATGTTCATGTTGAAATTAGCTTATTATAAACGTTCAATGCTTTTTTCGAAGATATTGATTCCCTTGCTTCAGCTATACAATCGGTCAGTGATTGAGCTGATCGCACACAATGAATAGCCATCCCCGCATTCGCGACTACAGCATCATTTTGTGCCGGAGTACCCTCCCCTTTCAGTATTTTCATAAATATTCCGGCTGCGTCTTCGATCGTAGTTCCTCCATGGAGATCTTCCTGTTTCAGTTTTTTCATTCCGATCATTTCGGGTTCAATAATCTGTTCCTCTGAACGGGATATCATTTTAAAATTTCCGGTAAGCGACACCTCATCATATCCGTCAAAGGAGTGCACGATAATATAACTATTTGTTGTACCCTGCATCAGGTAATTATACAAACGGGCTATTTCAAGATTATAAACTCCAAGCAATTGATATTTAGGAAAAGAGGGATTGACTATAGGGCCGAGCATATTAAAGAAAGTTCGCACACCGAGTTCTTTACGTATAGGCGCCACCGTTTTCATCGCGGGATGAAACAGAGGTGCATGCATGAAACATAATCCGGCCTGATCGAGTTGCTGTTGAAGAACACTTTTGTCGTTTGTAAATTTATACCCGATA encodes:
- the trpD gene encoding anthranilate phosphoribosyltransferase; its protein translation is MKTILNDLFDHKTLSRGQAKEVLINIASAKYNTSQVAAFMSVYLMRPITVEELSGFREAMLELCLRIDFNTNETIDIVGTGGDGKDTFNISTLACFVAAGAGVKVTKHGNYGVSSVSGSSNVLEAIGYKFTNDKSVLQQQLDQAGLCFMHAPLFHPAMKTVAPIRKELGVRTFFNMLGPIVNPSFPKYQLLGVYNLEIARLYNYLMQGTTNSYIIVHSFDGYDEVSLTGNFKMISRSEEQIIEPEMIGMKKLKQEDLHGGTTIEDAAGIFMKILKGEGTPAQNDAVVANAGMAIHCVRSAQSLTDCIAEARESISSKKALNVYNKLIST